A single window of Thiomicrorhabdus immobilis DNA harbors:
- the queE gene encoding 7-carboxy-7-deazaguanine synthase, with product MSYSVKEVFYSLQGEGFHSGRPAIFCRLSKCNLWTGREVDRGQAVCQFCDTDFIGTDGQNGGKFPDAEALCQHLLQFWPQDSGVKPFVVLTGGEPLLQVDDALISALHKHRFEIAVETNGTKSAPENIDWICMSPKANAPIILDKGHELKLVYPQPELLPERVADLDFEFFYLQPMDDKDPKISQENIKQAVAYCLAHPQWKLSLQTHKLLGID from the coding sequence ATGAGTTATTCGGTCAAAGAAGTATTCTACTCCCTCCAAGGAGAAGGATTTCATAGTGGACGACCTGCTATTTTTTGCCGTTTAAGCAAATGCAATTTGTGGACTGGAAGGGAAGTCGACCGCGGTCAAGCCGTATGCCAATTCTGCGATACCGACTTCATTGGCACCGATGGCCAAAACGGGGGCAAATTCCCTGATGCCGAAGCGCTGTGCCAGCACCTATTACAATTTTGGCCTCAAGACTCTGGCGTAAAACCTTTTGTGGTGTTGACCGGTGGCGAACCCCTACTGCAAGTGGATGATGCATTGATTAGCGCCCTGCACAAACACCGATTTGAAATCGCCGTTGAAACCAACGGCACTAAATCAGCCCCTGAGAATATCGACTGGATTTGCATGAGCCCGAAAGCGAATGCACCGATTATCCTGGACAAAGGCCATGAATTGAAACTGGTTTACCCACAACCTGAACTGCTACCAGAAAGGGTGGCCGATTTGGATTTTGAGTTTTTCTACTTGCAACCCATGGATGATAAAGACCCTAAAATCAGCCAGGAGAACATCAAACAAGCGGTAGCATATTGCTTGGCTCATCCCCAATGGAAGCTAAGCCTGCAAACCCATAAATTGCTTGGCATTGATTAA
- the rlmD gene encoding 23S rRNA (uracil(1939)-C(5))-methyltransferase RlmD: MHANNPTFEAIEIERLTHDGRGVARINGKTVFVADTVPGDIISLKITKQQDKFDEADLIQIQTPSNDRTTPFCELYEQCGGCQLQHMSIDAQRRWKAENFITQLTKAVNSKQCEITPPLCGADQAYRRRARFGLAISKKDKVARLGFREKQSNELIDVAQCPVLTPALNQALQEQRPRLLESASRAYKEITLVEADNGVFTTNSSEDTVINMQPHYEIEGLTLNFPADGFVQVNSQQNKQMVAQAIQWLELDTGKHKVLDLFCGVGNFTLPIAKQAKKVTGIEGLAELVDSATTNAKNNQLNNTEFFKANLFEACEKLPWFREQKYHRVLLDPGRQGAFEISKKLHLLKAEIIVYVSCNASTLIRDVQELEKQGYQLTKAGLIDMFPHTTHTEVMVQLKKSKKPKPKKANIFRF; this comes from the coding sequence ATGCACGCAAACAACCCAACTTTTGAAGCCATTGAAATAGAACGATTAACTCATGATGGACGCGGTGTTGCGCGCATTAACGGTAAGACCGTGTTTGTTGCCGACACCGTGCCCGGAGACATCATTAGTTTAAAAATCACCAAGCAACAAGACAAGTTCGACGAAGCCGATTTGATTCAAATTCAAACCCCGTCAAACGACAGAACCACGCCTTTTTGTGAGCTCTATGAACAGTGTGGCGGTTGTCAGCTACAGCACATGAGTATCGATGCGCAACGCCGCTGGAAAGCCGAAAACTTCATCACCCAACTGACCAAGGCCGTTAATTCCAAACAGTGCGAAATCACCCCTCCGCTTTGCGGTGCGGACCAAGCGTATCGTCGTCGCGCTCGTTTCGGTCTCGCTATCAGCAAAAAAGACAAAGTTGCCCGCTTAGGATTCAGGGAGAAACAATCCAACGAGTTGATCGATGTCGCCCAATGCCCTGTTTTGACACCGGCGTTAAACCAAGCCCTGCAAGAACAGCGTCCACGATTGCTGGAATCAGCCAGTCGCGCCTATAAAGAGATTACCTTGGTCGAGGCTGACAACGGCGTATTCACCACCAACAGCAGCGAAGACACCGTTATCAATATGCAACCCCACTATGAAATCGAGGGATTGACACTAAACTTTCCTGCCGACGGCTTTGTGCAAGTGAATAGCCAGCAAAACAAGCAGATGGTCGCGCAAGCTATCCAATGGCTGGAATTGGACACTGGAAAACATAAAGTATTAGACCTGTTTTGCGGTGTAGGCAACTTTACCCTACCTATCGCGAAACAAGCCAAAAAGGTGACCGGCATCGAGGGGCTGGCCGAACTCGTTGACAGCGCTACAACCAATGCAAAAAACAACCAACTGAACAACACCGAGTTTTTTAAAGCCAATTTATTTGAAGCTTGTGAAAAACTACCTTGGTTTAGAGAGCAGAAATATCACCGTGTATTACTCGACCCAGGCAGACAAGGCGCTTTTGAAATCAGCAAAAAACTACACCTGCTAAAAGCGGAGATCATCGTTTACGTTTCCTGCAATGCATCCACCTTGATTCGCGACGTTCAAGAACTGGAAAAACAAGGTTACCAACTAACAAAAGCCGGCCTAATCGATATGTTTCCACACACCACTCACACCGAAGTGATGGTACAGCTTAAAAAATCCAAGAAACCGAAACCGAAAAAAGCCAATATTTTCCGCTTCTAA
- a CDS encoding metal ABC transporter solute-binding protein, Zn/Mn family — protein sequence MNKNAFSAVLKTLSFALFIFGCSANAQAQLNVVTTTAMIADLAENIGGKHVEVTALMGTGVDPHLYKATQGDLRKLTKADIIFYNGLHLEGKMQDIFEKLARKKTVIGVGDKIPQSARLQHGAHPDPHIWFDLTLWQQAGQQVLHTLQQQDPANKKDYQHNADVYLKQMSDLDDWIKQQIQKVPEAQRILITAHDAFGYFGKAYGIKVMGLQGISTAAEFGLQDIKKLKDVIVDNHVKAVFVESSVSPRFIESLVAGVKAEGHQVAIGGELYSDAMGPKGTATDHYFGMVKHNVNTIVKALSN from the coding sequence ATGAATAAAAATGCATTTTCAGCCGTTTTAAAAACGCTCAGTTTCGCACTCTTTATCTTTGGCTGTAGCGCTAACGCACAAGCCCAACTCAATGTCGTGACCACCACCGCAATGATTGCTGACCTAGCCGAAAACATTGGCGGCAAACACGTTGAAGTGACAGCCTTGATGGGCACCGGGGTTGACCCTCATTTATATAAAGCCACCCAGGGCGATTTACGCAAGCTCACTAAAGCCGATATCATCTTCTATAACGGATTGCACCTAGAAGGAAAAATGCAGGATATCTTTGAAAAACTGGCGCGTAAAAAAACCGTGATCGGCGTTGGTGACAAAATTCCCCAAAGCGCTCGTTTACAACACGGCGCACACCCAGACCCGCATATTTGGTTTGATTTAACACTTTGGCAGCAAGCTGGACAACAAGTTTTACACACACTGCAACAGCAAGATCCGGCAAACAAAAAAGACTATCAGCATAACGCCGATGTCTATCTAAAACAGATGTCCGACTTAGATGACTGGATTAAACAGCAAATTCAAAAAGTACCTGAAGCGCAACGTATTCTCATTACTGCACATGATGCCTTTGGATATTTTGGTAAAGCGTACGGCATTAAGGTCATGGGTCTGCAAGGCATCAGTACCGCGGCGGAATTCGGTTTACAAGATATCAAAAAACTCAAAGATGTCATTGTGGACAATCACGTTAAAGCGGTATTTGTTGAATCCAGTGTTTCGCCACGCTTTATCGAGTCTCTAGTCGCCGGAGTAAAAGCCGAAGGTCATCAGGTCGCCATTGGCGGTGAACTCTATTCCGATGCGATGGGACCAAAAGGTACAGCAACCGACCACTATTTTGGCATGGTCAAACACAATGTAAACACCATTGTCAAAGCGCTGAGCAACTAG
- a CDS encoding metal ABC transporter ATP-binding protein — protein sequence MTKNTHTPAPLSVEHLSMRYQHKPVLTDVSFTIPEGKSIAIVGPNGAGKSTLLKGIMGLVPVIEGQVNFFGEPLEKKRLSTAYVPQREEIDWDFPINVMDVVLMGRHGHLKLWQRPSEIDYQIAEQALKDLQMWDFKDRQISQLSGGQQQRVFLARALAQKANLYLMDEPFAGVDVATEKAIIELFKSLKTQGKTIICVHHDLNTVGEYFDWIVFINARLIAAGPAEEVLTKDNLNKTYGGRLSLLNDLTEEMYRTKLNKAHDTD from the coding sequence ATGACAAAAAACACCCATACCCCCGCTCCGTTATCGGTAGAACACCTAAGCATGCGTTATCAGCATAAACCGGTGTTAACCGATGTGAGTTTCACCATCCCTGAAGGCAAAAGCATCGCCATTGTTGGACCAAATGGCGCAGGTAAATCCACCTTGTTGAAAGGCATTATGGGCTTGGTACCGGTTATTGAGGGTCAGGTGAATTTCTTTGGTGAACCCTTGGAGAAAAAACGACTCTCCACGGCTTATGTACCGCAACGTGAAGAGATTGACTGGGATTTTCCAATCAATGTCATGGACGTGGTTTTAATGGGTCGTCATGGCCATTTGAAACTGTGGCAACGTCCTTCTGAAATCGATTATCAAATTGCTGAACAAGCGTTAAAAGACCTGCAAATGTGGGACTTTAAGGACCGCCAAATCAGCCAACTTTCCGGTGGTCAGCAACAACGTGTTTTCTTGGCCCGTGCCTTAGCACAAAAAGCCAACCTCTATCTTATGGATGAACCTTTTGCCGGAGTCGATGTCGCTACTGAAAAAGCGATCATTGAACTGTTCAAGAGCTTAAAGACACAAGGGAAAACTATTATCTGTGTTCATCACGACCTGAATACCGTAGGTGAATATTTTGATTGGATTGTTTTCATCAATGCCCGCCTAATCGCCGCTGGTCCTGCTGAAGAAGTCTTAACCAAAGACAACCTCAACAAAACCTATGGTGGTCGTCTCTCTTTGTTGAATGATCTTACCGAAGAGATGTATCGCACTAAATTGAACAAAGCGCACGATACGGACTGA
- a CDS encoding metal ABC transporter permease, producing MEPFTLLQPESALSAWDNLLAFWRFEDMNVFWVLIGSILLGMSASVIGAFAFLRKRSLIGDALAHAALPGVMMAFLLFQTRDPLVMFLGAVTSSFIGFFLIDWLPKNTKIKPDAALAITLSFFFALGLMLLSYIQGLNVDNKSGLDKILFGQAAAMTQNDIRLLGYVAIIILVTVTLFFQKLRLIAFNRSYAQTLGISVKFYELLLALLIVMSVVVGLQLVGVVLMAAVLLTPIAAARFWSNELSHMLALSALLGALSALISTQISYLAPAMPTGPWMVVSLSLLFILSLLFAPQKGLIKRYLEHSQLRQKVAEENILRTLYKLLERNQLDQQDFNQADIQALRSIPTESLQKTLKMLCKKHLIESSSRGFRLTKEGFELASQLTRRHRLWENYLNQHAELTPEQVHKQAERIEHILTESQEQQLQAELENAHYDPHGNLIPTQRSSQNTNARES from the coding sequence ATGGAACCCTTTACTTTATTACAACCCGAATCGGCGCTATCAGCCTGGGATAATCTGCTGGCGTTTTGGCGTTTTGAAGACATGAACGTATTTTGGGTACTCATCGGCAGTATCTTACTGGGCATGAGTGCCTCGGTGATCGGTGCATTTGCCTTCTTGCGCAAACGCTCTTTAATCGGTGATGCTCTTGCCCATGCCGCCTTGCCAGGTGTTATGATGGCATTCCTACTGTTTCAAACCCGTGACCCTTTGGTGATGTTTTTAGGTGCGGTCACCAGTAGCTTTATCGGATTTTTCTTAATCGATTGGTTACCTAAAAACACCAAAATCAAACCTGATGCCGCTCTAGCCATCACCCTATCCTTCTTCTTCGCCTTAGGTTTGATGCTGCTCTCCTATATCCAAGGTTTGAATGTAGATAACAAAAGCGGTTTAGACAAAATCCTATTTGGTCAAGCGGCGGCCATGACCCAAAACGACATCCGCCTACTCGGTTATGTTGCCATTATCATTTTGGTTACTGTTACGCTATTCTTTCAAAAACTGCGTCTTATCGCCTTTAACCGTAGCTATGCGCAAACACTCGGCATCTCCGTCAAATTTTACGAGCTGTTATTAGCCTTATTAATTGTAATGTCGGTGGTGGTGGGATTGCAGTTGGTGGGTGTGGTATTAATGGCCGCCGTTTTGTTGACACCGATTGCCGCCGCACGATTTTGGAGTAACGAACTCAGCCATATGCTGGCTTTATCCGCTCTATTAGGAGCGTTAAGCGCACTGATCAGCACCCAGATTTCTTATCTTGCTCCCGCCATGCCGACCGGGCCATGGATGGTGGTCAGCCTTTCGCTATTGTTTATTCTATCGCTGCTGTTTGCACCTCAAAAAGGGCTGATTAAACGTTATCTTGAACACTCTCAATTACGTCAAAAGGTGGCCGAAGAAAATATTTTGCGAACACTGTATAAACTACTTGAACGTAACCAATTGGACCAACAAGATTTCAACCAGGCCGACATCCAAGCACTACGTAGCATACCGACCGAAAGCTTGCAGAAAACCCTGAAAATGCTCTGCAAAAAGCATTTAATCGAATCCTCTTCACGTGGTTTCAGGCTAACCAAAGAGGGATTCGAGCTGGCCAGCCAGTTGACTCGCCGTCATCGTTTATGGGAAAACTACCTCAACCAACATGCTGAATTAACGCCTGAACAAGTACATAAACAAGCTGAACGTATCGAGCATATCCTAACGGAATCGCAAGAGCAGCAATTACAAGCTGAATTGGAAAATGCCCATTATGACCCGCACGGTAACTTGATTCCGACCCAACGATCTTCTCAAAACACCAATGCAAGGGAATCCTGA
- a CDS encoding metal ABC transporter permease, whose protein sequence is MFAEFGINDIWILATASLVAASTSMIGVFLILRKQALIGDAISHSVLLGIVLAFLLTESRSLPVMLTGAVFIGLLTAWLSDTLHRVGKLQSDASIGIIFTLFFALGVILVSLYAGQIDLDQECVLYGEIAFVPFDTIYFGGTENGVEIGPRAFWGIGIVFLIVLLSIVVAFKRLETIAFHPSLAISLGINVVFWHYFLMTLVSMTTVASFDAVGAILVVALLVIPASSAYLLAKSLKTMLWIAVAYSQAAVLIGYSLAYQLDSSISASIAVSAGLLLFATIVILQINKKRKQSQSLMFNVENPVEFKSK, encoded by the coding sequence ATGTTTGCTGAATTTGGAATCAATGATATTTGGATTTTGGCGACCGCCAGTTTGGTGGCCGCCTCAACGTCGATGATTGGCGTGTTTTTAATCTTGCGCAAACAAGCCTTGATTGGTGATGCCATCAGCCATTCGGTACTGCTGGGTATAGTGTTGGCGTTTTTATTGACCGAGAGTCGCTCTCTACCGGTTATGCTGACTGGAGCGGTATTTATCGGCTTATTGACCGCCTGGTTAAGTGACACCCTCCATCGTGTAGGAAAACTGCAAAGTGATGCCAGCATCGGCATTATTTTCACTTTGTTTTTTGCCTTGGGGGTCATCTTGGTTTCATTATATGCGGGGCAAATCGACCTGGACCAGGAGTGTGTCCTTTATGGTGAAATTGCTTTTGTACCTTTTGATACCATCTATTTTGGCGGAACCGAAAATGGGGTGGAAATCGGACCAAGAGCCTTTTGGGGTATTGGCATTGTCTTCCTGATTGTTTTGTTGAGCATTGTAGTCGCCTTCAAACGTTTAGAAACCATCGCCTTCCATCCAAGTTTAGCGATTTCATTAGGCATAAACGTGGTGTTTTGGCACTACTTTTTAATGACCTTGGTTTCAATGACAACGGTGGCGTCTTTTGATGCGGTAGGCGCTATTTTGGTGGTGGCACTGCTGGTCATTCCAGCCAGCAGCGCTTATCTTTTGGCGAAATCACTTAAAACCATGTTATGGATTGCGGTGGCTTATTCGCAAGCGGCGGTATTGATCGGTTATAGCCTTGCCTATCAGTTAGATAGCTCCATCTCCGCATCCATCGCGGTCAGTGCCGGACTTCTATTGTTTGCCACGATTGTGATTTTACAAATCAATAAAAAGCGCAAACAATCTCAAAGCTTAATGTTCAACGTAGAAAACCCGGTTGAATTCAAATCCAAATGA
- a CDS encoding Cof-type HAD-IIB family hydrolase — translation MSHSKFTDLPIKLVVSDLDGTLLNPDHKLTQPTIDSVNALVQQGVQFMLATGRHYEDVYLIAQQLGVNLYLITSNGARVHNPLGELLYEDHMPAEAVKTVLDLSKGFGIHRNLYQQDLWLVEEPHEQLLAIHHESGFEYQIKDFSQIDLAHIDKIYFTAEHERLLELEAVLNQHLADKLYITFTSPEYLEVMNLGVSKGHALQMILQQSGILPEEVMALGDGMNDLEMLQLAGHGVVMANASDTVKSQLPYLPIANSNAEDGVADYLQKTILDKAH, via the coding sequence TTGTCGCACTCAAAATTTACCGATTTACCGATTAAACTGGTGGTTTCTGATTTAGATGGCACTTTGCTGAATCCAGATCACAAACTGACTCAGCCAACAATCGATAGCGTTAATGCCTTGGTACAGCAAGGTGTACAGTTCATGTTGGCGACCGGGCGTCACTATGAAGATGTTTATCTAATCGCCCAGCAGTTGGGCGTTAACTTGTATTTGATCACTTCTAATGGTGCTAGGGTACACAATCCATTGGGTGAGTTGCTTTATGAAGACCATATGCCTGCTGAAGCCGTCAAAACGGTATTGGATCTTTCAAAAGGTTTTGGAATTCACCGCAATCTCTATCAACAAGATTTGTGGTTGGTGGAGGAACCGCATGAACAGTTGCTGGCAATCCATCACGAGTCGGGTTTTGAATATCAGATTAAAGATTTTTCTCAAATTGACTTGGCGCATATCGATAAAATCTACTTTACCGCCGAACACGAACGTTTATTGGAGCTAGAAGCGGTTTTAAATCAGCATTTAGCCGATAAACTCTATATCACCTTCACCTCGCCAGAGTATTTGGAGGTGATGAATTTGGGGGTATCCAAAGGGCATGCCTTACAGATGATTCTTCAACAAAGTGGCATCTTACCCGAAGAAGTCATGGCTTTAGGGGATGGTATGAATGATCTCGAAATGCTACAACTGGCCGGTCACGGTGTCGTGATGGCGAATGCGAGTGACACCGTGAAGAGCCAGCTTCCATATTTACCGATAGCTAACTCCAATGCAGAGGATGGGGTGGCCGATTATCTGCAGAAAACTATCCTGGATAAAGCGCATTAA
- a CDS encoding (2Fe-2S)-binding protein: protein MTNNPQDALPRELTKNLSKNLCVCYDVTKQEVIDTIKQGAKTLEEVSNKTYACQGSGCCIRQVERLIELLHPSSSQPSSASDADAECIASLNQTDSEN from the coding sequence ATGACAAATAATCCACAAGATGCGCTTCCGCGCGAGCTGACTAAAAATCTATCAAAGAACTTATGTGTATGTTACGACGTAACTAAGCAAGAGGTGATTGACACCATAAAACAGGGCGCCAAAACCTTGGAAGAGGTGAGTAACAAAACCTATGCGTGTCAGGGAAGCGGTTGTTGTATCCGTCAAGTAGAACGTCTTATCGAGTTATTACACCCTTCGTCAAGCCAACCGTCTTCGGCATCGGATGCAGACGCTGAATGCATCGCTTCTTTGAATCAGACCGATTCAGAAAATTAG
- a CDS encoding GGDEF domain-containing protein: MSIKKGKSTQRALLVLLTLAMFITIATAFAIYYHLERYAKVTDKMYKVQSLANKIVYFDEALTMSARMYAYEKDLQWYSRYQSLVIQLDHALNQASHEASSIHDLIEKNEPLNQKLISIEERSFADVRNNRLQQAQQTLKSPEYQALKQRYTNLVILTFQDIHNQLQEQQNNHRDWYQTFLWVLGLQVLGFVLVWFYLVNFLRLNVSRLSNLITTDDLTGLGNRRSFDDILQRELRRSIRDGKMLMLAVIDIDYFKKYNDYYGHPKGDQVLTMFGKLIEQTLRRANEFGFRIGGEEFAVIASVDSVEDGTASIEYLMLKLHKKQMEHKGNAETGQVTMSAGIAFHHADEIMTDEELYSAADKALYVAKERGRNQWVQYIDDKS; encoded by the coding sequence ATGTCTATAAAAAAAGGTAAAAGTACCCAACGCGCATTATTGGTGTTGCTTACATTGGCTATGTTTATCACCATCGCCACGGCTTTTGCCATTTATTACCATTTGGAGCGTTACGCCAAAGTAACCGACAAAATGTATAAGGTTCAAAGTTTGGCGAATAAGATTGTATATTTCGATGAAGCCTTGACTATGTCGGCGCGTATGTATGCTTATGAGAAGGACTTGCAATGGTACTCTCGATATCAAAGTCTGGTTATCCAGCTTGACCATGCATTGAATCAAGCCTCTCATGAAGCGAGCAGTATTCATGATTTGATTGAGAAAAATGAACCGCTTAATCAAAAGTTAATTTCCATTGAAGAGCGCTCGTTTGCCGATGTCAGAAATAATCGACTGCAACAGGCGCAACAAACTCTGAAAAGTCCAGAGTATCAAGCGTTAAAACAGCGTTACACCAATCTAGTGATACTGACTTTTCAGGATATCCATAACCAGTTGCAAGAACAGCAAAACAACCATCGTGACTGGTACCAAACCTTTTTATGGGTATTGGGTTTACAAGTACTGGGGTTTGTTCTGGTTTGGTTTTATTTGGTTAATTTTCTACGGCTGAATGTTTCTCGCTTGAGTAATTTAATCACTACAGACGATTTAACGGGATTAGGTAATCGTCGGAGTTTCGACGATATTCTACAGCGTGAATTACGGCGCAGTATTCGTGATGGCAAGATGCTCATGCTTGCAGTGATCGATATCGATTACTTTAAAAAATACAATGATTATTACGGCCATCCCAAGGGCGATCAGGTGTTAACCATGTTCGGTAAGTTGATTGAACAAACCCTTAGACGCGCCAATGAATTTGGATTTCGCATTGGTGGTGAAGAGTTCGCGGTAATTGCTTCAGTCGATTCCGTTGAGGATGGTACTGCCTCGATTGAATATCTCATGCTCAAACTGCACAAAAAACAGATGGAACATAAAGGTAATGCAGAGACCGGTCAGGTAACCATGTCGGCTGGTATTGCTTTCCATCATGCAGATGAAATTATGACAGATGAAGAGTTGTATTCAGCGGCGGATAAAGCCTTATATGTTGCAAAAGAGCGTGGTCGAAACCAATGGGTACAATACATCGACGATAAATCTTAA
- a CDS encoding sensor domain-containing diguanylate cyclase encodes MKNRKNLIQILALGPVIFIPVVVFIIASFIVSAEKVSYEHSVAQISQDYLENEKARIRSKVNNMVNLVAYRQSIIDQKLHERIQRRVDDAQRIAIALYNHYSKTMTEAELKELIVETLRPLVWNGGESFIWILDFDGKFQLAPNYLRHLEGQSIIDFEDATGRKVIREEIAITQSHGQGFLWDTFTKPNEPIDKQFKQLAFVKKFGIFDWYLGSGEYLDTAKKITNSHLLETINQVSQGETDYFFVIDTHGNLLLNYARPDIVGKNMSKTTDKNLYGLYRSIVKASRDGSDEFLSYKWINPNTGKPDTKLTYVQNVPGSDWIIGSGFYPNSLVSSYNVQEQRLTNQHNQKMRHIHALTWLGMLASFLISAIVSIIFYRVFLQYQKEIIQTNDELKDLNIELENKLLEQTYIIEKANTELENFATLDGLTSVANRFSVMNCLKHEIERANRFKQGFAVIVFDIDFFKKINEQYGHEVGDNILQVVAGLIAKEVRSVDTFGRLGGEEFLIMMPNSSLDAAYTYAERLRVLIEESRFEQDINITISLGVASYSFGEKLSELMHAADIALNEAKDSGRNNTKISHRSVS; translated from the coding sequence GTGAAAAATAGAAAGAACCTCATTCAAATCTTAGCGTTAGGCCCAGTGATATTCATACCGGTTGTGGTATTTATCATTGCTTCCTTTATCGTGAGCGCTGAAAAAGTTTCTTATGAACATTCAGTGGCACAAATCAGCCAAGATTATCTAGAGAACGAAAAAGCTCGAATTCGTTCTAAAGTAAATAATATGGTTAATTTGGTGGCATATCGTCAGTCGATTATCGATCAAAAATTACATGAACGTATCCAGCGTAGAGTGGACGATGCGCAAAGAATCGCCATCGCACTTTATAATCATTATTCAAAAACCATGACCGAAGCTGAATTGAAGGAGTTGATTGTCGAGACATTGCGTCCGTTGGTTTGGAATGGCGGAGAGAGTTTTATATGGATTCTTGATTTTGATGGTAAGTTTCAACTGGCTCCAAACTATCTTCGCCATTTAGAAGGGCAGTCAATCATCGATTTTGAAGATGCGACCGGCAGAAAGGTTATCCGTGAAGAGATTGCTATCACCCAAAGCCATGGACAGGGTTTTTTATGGGATACCTTCACAAAGCCCAATGAACCTATAGATAAACAGTTCAAGCAACTGGCTTTTGTTAAAAAATTCGGAATTTTCGACTGGTATCTGGGTTCGGGTGAGTATTTAGATACCGCTAAAAAAATCACCAATAGCCACTTACTCGAAACGATTAATCAAGTCAGTCAAGGCGAAACCGATTACTTTTTCGTGATAGATACTCACGGTAATTTGCTGCTCAATTATGCAAGACCGGATATTGTCGGTAAAAACATGTCGAAAACGACGGATAAAAACTTGTATGGACTCTATCGTTCTATTGTTAAAGCCAGTCGTGACGGTTCTGACGAATTTCTCTCTTATAAATGGATCAACCCGAATACAGGTAAGCCTGATACTAAGTTAACCTATGTTCAAAATGTGCCGGGTAGTGATTGGATTATTGGTAGTGGTTTCTACCCCAATTCCTTGGTGAGTAGTTACAATGTTCAAGAACAACGATTAACCAATCAGCATAATCAAAAAATGAGGCATATCCATGCCTTGACTTGGTTGGGGATGTTGGCTTCTTTTCTGATTTCCGCAATTGTATCGATTATTTTCTATCGTGTTTTCTTACAATATCAAAAGGAAATTATTCAGACAAACGATGAGTTGAAAGACCTTAATATCGAACTCGAAAATAAGCTTCTCGAACAAACTTATATCATCGAAAAGGCGAATACAGAACTTGAAAACTTTGCGACTCTGGATGGCCTCACATCTGTCGCCAACCGCTTCTCTGTAATGAACTGCCTCAAACATGAGATTGAGCGTGCTAATCGTTTCAAGCAAGGGTTTGCGGTAATTGTTTTTGATATCGATTTCTTTAAAAAGATAAACGAGCAGTATGGACATGAAGTGGGTGATAACATTCTTCAAGTTGTTGCCGGTTTAATTGCTAAAGAGGTTCGTAGTGTGGATACCTTTGGCAGGTTGGGTGGCGAGGAGTTCCTTATCATGATGCCAAATAGCTCTCTAGACGCGGCGTACACTTATGCTGAACGATTAAGAGTATTGATTGAAGAATCTCGGTTTGAGCAGGACATCAATATTACAATCAGTTTAGGTGTGGCCTCTTATTCGTTTGGTGAAAAGCTTTCGGAGTTAATGCACGCTGCAGATATTGCGCTGAATGAGGCTAAAGATTCTGGACGAAATAATACGAAGATTTCACACAGAAGTGTAAGTTAA